The genomic stretch AAAAAGAACTATAGCAGAATTAGAGCGTTCTAATGATGAATTACGGCAGTTTGCTTATATTACCAGCCATGATCTCCAAGAACCACTTCGAAGTATTGCCAGTTATGCGCAACTTATAGATAGGCGTTATAAAGGAAAACTAGATTCAGATGCTGATGAATTTCTTGATTTCATGGTTGAAGGTGCAATAAGAATGAAAACAATGATACAAGGACTTCTCGAATATTCAAAGATAGGTAAAGGAGATGAATTTAAGCCAACCAATATTGAAGATGTACTTAATCAAGTATTAGCTAATTTAAATGCAACAATAAACGAAAACAATGCCATTATAACTCATGATCAATTACCTATTGTAACTGCAGATTCCAGACAACTTATTCAAGTATTCCAGAATTTAATTGGCAATGCCATTAAATTCCGTAAAAAGGATGAAACTCCTAAAATTCATATCTCAACTAAAAAAATAAATAATGAACACTTATTTTCAGTATCAGATAATAGTATTGGAATGGAACAACAATACACCGCTAAAATTTTTGAATTATTTAAAAGATTACATACCATTGACAAATACAGTGGTTCAGGAATTGGTCTAGCAATTGTAAAAAGGATTATTGATCGTCATGGTGGCCGTATTTGGGTAGAATCTAAATATGGTAAAGGATCAACATTTTACTTCACTATTCCCCTTAAAGAAGAAAAAGAATATAATTTAAAATAAGTCTTTAATTTAAAGACTGATTTAAACTCTGTATCTTAATATAGCGGCAAATCCACCAAAAGCCCTCAATAATTGCATTCCTTCTTCAGTTTCTGTTGATATTATTTCTACTTCAGAACCTACTTCTTCAGCCATGTCAACAAAATCATCAATGATATCTTTGGCTTTACTTTCCTTCATTTTTTCTCCACACTCAGGACATCGCATTTCTTCAGATTCATCTATATTTTTAACTGTTTTTTCCTGAACACAACTACAAAGTGGGCATTCATATGTTTCACGGTTGGATTTAACACCCTCTGAAAGTAAGAGGATTTCAACCGCGCCCATTTCAAGATTTTTCCTCACATCAGCTTCTCCATAGGATGCAAGTCCATCCTCACTTATAAGCTCCTTTAAAAACCTCTGAACCAGCTTTTTTTCACGCATTATATCTATTTCAGTTAAAACATCCATGGACTTGTCAATGACTTCCCTTATTCCAAATTCGCCAGTGTATGATGTATCCACAGTAGTTATAACCTTGTCTTTAATTTCATAGTGCATGTAGTCCCCTTTAAGGAAATCTTCCTTTGTATGGCCGGGACCACCGAGTATTACGCCCTTTAAATCTTCTATTGGTAAGAAAGCATCGTTAATTTGCTCACCAATCCTCTTTAAAAATTCATGGGCTGCAAGTTCAATTAAACGGTCAAATCTTCTCTGAGATTGTCCACCAGCCTTATGTTTACCGGGAACTCCGCTTGTAAGTGTTTTTATTATATCTATCCGTTTACCACGTAAAGTTGCAATTGTAGCTTCCTTTCTATCTAAAACTGCAAGCCCATATGTTTCTTTTACATCAATCATATCTTGTAAAGGTTCAAGATAGAATTCTGAGTTACAGTGATAAGTATAGGTTTGAATTGGTTCTGGAGGTTCAAAAACGTATGTTTCCATTTTTTCAGTTCCAGGACCGCCTTTGGGAATCATTCCAACAAAAAGGAGAAGTCCATTCTCTGGAGGTTTGGGAAACAGCTTTAATCTCTGCATAATAACCTCAATTGCAGACTGTACGTTCTTCTTTGTTTGTTTACTTTTTATATTGGCACTCTGGCTTAGTTCTTCCCTCATGTGCTTTACCACATCACTTATTTGCTTATCAGGAGGGATATAAACTGACACCAGTTCTGTTCCTCTGCCTTTTTTATCTGCGAGTTCTTCAATAGTTCTTTTAAACTCATATAACTCTTTTGATGATACTTCAGTCAAAATAATCTCTCCTTAACAATAATAATAGTAAATTAACATGTTATTTATAAATTTTAAAAGATCAAGAGCAGGAATTATTCTATTTATATTATCTCCCATATAT from Methanobacterium sp. encodes the following:
- the prf1 gene encoding peptide chain release factor aRF-1, encoding MTEVSSKELYEFKRTIEELADKKGRGTELVSVYIPPDKQISDVVKHMREELSQSANIKSKQTKKNVQSAIEVIMQRLKLFPKPPENGLLLFVGMIPKGGPGTEKMETYVFEPPEPIQTYTYHCNSEFYLEPLQDMIDVKETYGLAVLDRKEATIATLRGKRIDIIKTLTSGVPGKHKAGGQSQRRFDRLIELAAHEFLKRIGEQINDAFLPIEDLKGVILGGPGHTKEDFLKGDYMHYEIKDKVITTVDTSYTGEFGIREVIDKSMDVLTEIDIMREKKLVQRFLKELISEDGLASYGEADVRKNLEMGAVEILLLSEGVKSNRETYECPLCSCVQEKTVKNIDESEEMRCPECGEKMKESKAKDIIDDFVDMAEEVGSEVEIISTETEEGMQLLRAFGGFAAILRYRV